DNA sequence from the Candidatus Cloacimonadota bacterium genome:
ATAATAAACTCGAAACGTTTCTGAACAAGTCACACAATTTCAAACGATTGCATACGTTCATGCATTCGCCGGGGGACATACGCATTTCTGGTTTGAACAGCTCTGCGAAAGCGCTGGCTTTGAGTTATATTTTTGATATATCTAAAAAATCAATTGTGCTTGTGACTGAGAATGATTCGATCGCTCAACACCTGTATGATGACCTCGACGTGCTGATCGGGAAGAAAGATATTTACCATCTTGCAGGATATGAACTGCTACCGTACGAGCCCTTCTCACCAAGAAAAACAGTTCAACTGGAAAGGAGTAATACGCTTTCTGCTGCTGTTAATAATCAAAAAGGAACATACATTGTCTCTCTGCGAGAACTCCTTCGAAAAATAGCTCATCCAGAAATATTCAGAAAGTATCTTCTCACGCTTGAAAAAGATTACGAATACTCGATCGATGCGATCTTATCACATCTTGTTTCTGCTGGATACCAACATACTTCGCAGGTAACGCAGCCGGGCGAGATAAGCAAGCGCGGTGGGATACTGGACATCTACTCTCCTCAACATGAAAATCCTCACAGGCTGGAATTCTGGGGAGATGAGATCACCTCCATCCGTGAGTTCGATCTTTCTTCACAGCTTTCTCTCCGTGAAGATATTTCGAAGATCGCTGTTCAGCCGATCAAGGAACTATCTTTAGAGTATTTGAAATCCCCTTTACCGGACAAACTAAGCAGCCGCATTGCAGAACACGGATTTTACGAGGGGATCGAGCAGGACCTTTCCTTGTTGCTTGAGAAAACATCCTCATTCCTGGATTATTTTTTACCTGAAACATGTATGCTCACTCTTGATGAAGAAGAGAAATTTACCAGTGCAGAAATTCATCTTTTTGACGAGGTGAATGAAAATTACGAAAAGAAAATTTCTCATCTAAATCCTGAGAATGTGCCCAAGCCGGATGAGTTGTTCGATTCATATTCAGATTTAAGCTCAAAAGCATTCAAGAGACTTCATTTCACAAATGCAGAAATCATCGGAGTCACATCGTATGTAGAATTTTCCTGCAAATCGCAGATGAATTACAATAGCAAACTTGAGCTTCTCACCGATGATGTTGCAGAGCTTCTCAAAAAGAATTATGCAGTCTTCATTCAGTCCGACAACCTGAGTCAAAGCAACCGAATGCGAACAATGCTGTCTGATTTCGAAGATAAGGTACAATTTCATGTTGGTGTATTCCAGAACGGTTTTGTCCTCGAGGATGCCAATCTTGCAATTTTTACCGACCATGAAATATTCAACCGGTACAGGCAGAAAAGACGGTTCGCCCATTTTAAAAAAGCAGAAGCGCTGTCAGATTATGAAGCACTCAAACCGGGTGATTACATCGTTCATATCGATTATGGCATTGGTATATTTCAAGGAATAGAGAACATTTCAGTACAAGACAGAAACATGGACTGCCTGCTTCTTCAATATGCGGATAATGATAAAGTTTATGTTCCGACCGATCAGCTTCAGCAGGTTGCGAAATTCGTAACCCAGGAAGGCATCATTCCCGAGTTACACAAGCTGGACAGCACACGCTGGGAAAGCACTAAGAAAAAACTCAAGAAAGATGTCGAGCAAATCGCTGCTGATCTTCTTTACCTGTATGCACAACGCAAAATTTCGACCGGTTATGCTTTCACAAAAGATACCGAATGGCAGAAGGATGTCGAAGCATCATTTATTTATGAGGATACTGCAGACCAGATCAAAGCAACAGAAGATGTCAAGGCAGACATGGAATCCGCAATCCCAATGGAGCGTCTTATCTGTGGTGATGTAGGATTCGGGAAAACTGAAGTCGCAGTCCGGTCTGCCTTTAAAGCAGTTATGGACAGCAAGCAGGTTGCATTTCTCGTACCTACCACGATCCTTGCCGAGCAGCATTATGTGACTTTTACCGAGCGCTTGAAAGATTATCCTGTTCGCATCGATATGCTGAGTAGATTCGTAACACCGAAAGCTCAGAAGCAGATAACCGAGCGAATCAAGTATGGGGAATCCGACATTATAATCGGTACGCACCGACTTCTTTCAAAAGATGTCGAGTTCAAGGATCTCGGGCTCATTATAATCGATGAGGAACAACGATTCGGTGTGCGACATAAAGAACGGCTGAAAGCTCTCAAACATAATGTCGATGTGCTCATGCTTTCAGCAACACCGATCCCGCGAACGCTGAATATGGCACTAACCGGTGTCAAAGATATGACGATCATGAACATCCCACCTGAGAACCGCTTGCCAGTTCGAACAGCTGTCATCGAATATAATGAGGATGTGATCCTTGCTTCGATTCGCAGAGAGATCGACAGGCAGGGACAGGTTTTCTTTCTTCATAACAGAGTTGAAACGATCTATGGCATGGAAGAAAAACTTAGCGCACTCATGAAAGATGTGAGTTTCCGTGTAGCACATGCACAGATGTCTGCGCGCGAATTGGAGCAGGTCATGCTGGATTTCTACCATCATCAATTTGATGTCCTTATCTGCACCACGATCATCGAATCCGGTATCGATATCCCAAACACGAACACCATCATTATTAATCGCGCCGACACATTAGGACTTGCACAACTCTACCAGTTAAGGGGGCGAGTTGGTCGATCAGATCACCAGGCTTATGCATACCTCATTATACCTAAAAAAATTACAAAAACAGCACATGAACGACTGCTTACCATCGAGCAGCACGAAGGGCTCGGTTCAGGATTGAATATTGCTATGCGCGATCTCGAGATACGAGGTGCCGGGAATATTCTTGGAAAAAAACAGCACGGCATCATGAATATGATCGGGATGAACTTTTATAATCAACTTCTGAAACGGGCTATTGATAAAATAAAAAAAGGAGAGGAGAGAGATATCTTCAAAGTAGAACGCTATAAAACAAAAATTCAATGCGAGATTCCATTCTCACTTCCTGAATACTACATAGAGGACGATGCAATTCGGCTCGATTTCTATAAACGTCTGAACAATCTTGAAGAAGAGACAGACATACAATCCTTAAAAAATGAGATGCGTGACCGGTTTGGACCATTACCGCCGGTTGCAGAATATGTCTTCAAATATTACTATGTATCATTCCTTCTTGCCCGAACATCCATCGCGTCGCTTCTAGTCGGTAAACGAAAACTTGTGATCGATATCGATGGGCACATCCTGACTAAAAACAGGATCGAAGAAATCGTGAAAAATATTCCTTATGAAGTGCAGTTCAACATGACAAAAGGTGCCAGAATTACCATCTTGCTCCCCCACAATAAAATTGACAGCTTCACCGTGAATTTTGACGTTTGTATTCAAATACTTAAAATATTAGGTGCTCATAAAACCTGATCAATAAAAGGACGTATATGAAAAAATCATCGAAAATAATACTCATTATCATCGTCATCGTTGCTGCTGCACTGATCATTGTTAACAATTTTCTCAGGAAAGATTCCGATATCCTCCTTGCATCTGTAAACGGAAGTGAGATATATCTGTCGGATGTGGAGGGCACTGCTGCTCAATATGGAATGCAAATAACCGCTGAAGACGCAGGTCTTATCCTCGATCAACTTATCAATAATAAAGTTGCAGAGATATATGCACAAAAAACAGGAATGGTCAATGAGCCGGGTTTCAACAAGGATTTTGAATGGCAAAGAAATGAGATGAGAAAAGAAATCCTCATCAACACGATGCTTGAAGATATCGTAACATCGAATACAACCATTTCCGACGAAGAGCTTGCTGTTTATGTTGAGGAGAATCCTTTTGTTAAGATCAGAACAATATTCATCCCTGTACAGGAAGACACTGCAAAAGCAGAAGAAAAGATATTTGAAGCATATGGGAAGCTTGAGAATGGTGCTGAATTTGAAAGTCTGCAGAAAAAATATACGGATAAAGCATATCGAACTCCCAACAATAAAGCAGAACTGATCAAGCTTGATGTGCTTCAAAATATACTCCCCTATGATAATTCGCTTCCAGAAGTTGGCGGATTTACACAACCTGTCCTCACCAATTATGGCTACTACATCATCAAACGATATGAAGATCCGACAATTGAAGAGATAAGAAAAGAAGTTGGCACCACGATCCAGAATGAAAGAGAAAGTTCATATCTGAATGATTATCTCGCAGAATTCAAAGATAAGATCATTATTAATGACACAAACCTGGAAAAAGGACTTGGGTCAACTACAAATGTATATGATGGTCTTGTAGTCGCATCTAAAGGAACATCAGCAATCACCTATGGCACGCTGAAAAAGTATCTCGATTTCTTCCTCACTCCGGACCAGCGAGATAATCTGGACTATTTAGATTATAAGGATATCACCGCACAGATAGCTTTGCAGGAATTTCTCTATGAACAAGCTGTGGATGAAAATTATGAATCTTCATCGAATTTCATCTCACAATGGGATGCGCAATCACAGGAATTCGATAAGAACTGGAATGCTTATGTTGTCCAGGAAGTCTATAATAGAGTGATCAATCCTGCCATCATGGTGAGTGAGCAGGATATTCAAAATTATTACGATGCCCATAAAGGTGAGTTCATTTTAAATGGAGTACAGCAGCCGCTGTCTGAAGTTCATTATGATATCAGTCTCGAACTCTCAAACCAAAAATACCGCCAATGGTTCGATAACGCTGTTAATGAATACGGCATTATTATTGAAAGATATGAAGAAAATTTATAGTCTCATCCTTTGTCTCATCCTTATTTTTACGGTGCTTCAGTGCAATAAGGACGAGAGCAAGAAGGGCATCATTGTAGCAGAGGTCAATAACGAGAAGCTCTATGAAAACGAATTTCGTTCACTCTTTACTGAAGAAGAATGGCTGAAAGCTACTCCTGAAGAAAAAAACCAGGTGATCAATGAGTGGATCGAGATAACACTTCTCGCACAGGAAGCAGAAAAACTCGGATTCGACAAAAAGCCAGAGGTCAAATTCAATATCAAATATGCTGAAAGAACACTCCTTGCAAATGAGATACTTGCTCAAAAGATCAAAGATATTTTCGTATCTCGTGATGAGGTCCTCGATTATTACAATTTGCATAGAAATGATTTCCTGATCGATAAAACCTTCTATAAAATCCAGGAATTCATCGTACCTAACTGGACAATAGCAGACTCTGCAATCAAACTTTTCAATGAAGGAGAAGCTTTCTACACTGTTGCAAAAAATATCGGTTCGAATTATGTTGTACAAACGGTGTCCGATGATGATGTGACTCCTGAGTTCTGGGATTTCGTTTCTGGCATGAAAAGATGGCATATTAGAATCATCGATGATGAAGGAAAGCTCAAAATTGTGCAATTACTCGACACGATCGAAGAACAATCACCTATTCCATTCCAGGATATCAGTGACTCGCTTTTGATCGAACTTCTTGAGATCAAGCGTGAAGAATTTATAACAAATTCATTGGATAGTTTAGAAATAAACTATAAAGTAAAAATATATTAGGTTCAATATGAAAATTTTTAAAATCATAATCATACTGTTGGTTGGTATTCTTCATTTTGGAAACATGCTTAATGCAGATGAAGTTGATGGGATCGCTGCAATCGTCGGCAATCAGATCATCCTTACTTCCGAAGTCGAAGCTAATTATAAAGAGTTTCTTGCTTCTGCAGCCCTTGGACAAAATGTTACAAAAGAAGAAGTTCTGCAGCTTCTTGTAGAAGAAAAACTCATCACCGAGAAAGCAGAGCGGGACGACATCACCGCAGCTGATGGTGAAGTAGAGATGCAGCTTGAAAGAATCATACAAAACATCATCTCACAGTTCCCGACCTATCAGGATTTTTTGCAGGTTCTTCAGAACGAAGGTCTTACAGTCGATGCCTTGAAAGACCGCTACCGTGAACAAATCGCAAAACAGGTCGTTCGTGACAAACTTCTCCAGCAGGAAGTATTTTCAAAAATCGACGTCTCAGAATATGAGAAAAGGACCTATTACGAAACCCATATAGACAGCCTGCCGGATAGACCGAAAATGGTTAAGATCGCTGAAATTTCTATCAAGCCAGCAATGGGAAGCGAAAGTCTCGAGCAAGCGCTCAAAAAGATAGAAGATATTCAGGATCAATTGAAAAAAGGTGGAGATTTCGAAACACTAGCTCAAACGTATTCTGACTGCCCTTCTTCAGCACAGGGTGGTGATCTTGGATATTTCGGCCGAGGTCAAATGGTGCCCGAGTTTGAAGAAGCAGCGTTCGATCTGGAAATTGGTGAAGTGAGTGAGCCTGTTCTTACTGAGTTCGGTTACCACCTTATTCGTATCGATGACAAAAGAGATGGTGAGATTAAAGCACGTCATATTCTGGTAGAAGCAACTCTGTCTGAAAGTGATAAGGAAAAAATCTCCCAGCTCGTTGATGACGTGTATCAAAAACTGCAAAATGGTGAGGATTTTATTGAACTGGCAAAGATCTATTCAACTCCCTCTGAAGAGACTGAGGAAGAGGTTGTCATCGATGAATATCCTATTGAGCAGCTTAGCGAAATACCTCAGATCGGCATGTACTTGAAGGATCTTAATGAAGGTGATTTCACCGAACCTTTGGAAATCGAAGGAGTATATTATATCTTCAAGAATATTGGGTATGCTGAACCTCGACCATATACCTATGACGAAGTTGCGTTGCAGCTTGAGCAGATCGTTTACCAGGAAAAGCAGCAAAAAGCTATCGAGGATTGGATAGACAAGTTAAAATCTGAAATCTATGTAAAAGTTATTGAAAAATAGTATTTTTTCTCAATATAACAAAGGCTCGATCACACAATCGAGCCTTTATTTTTAAGATTTTATTATGGTACTATTCGCCTGCCCATTGCATCACTTCTGCCAGGTGAA
Encoded proteins:
- the mfd gene encoding transcription-repair coupling factor; the encoded protein is NKLETFLNKSHNFKRLHTFMHSPGDIRISGLNSSAKALALSYIFDISKKSIVLVTENDSIAQHLYDDLDVLIGKKDIYHLAGYELLPYEPFSPRKTVQLERSNTLSAAVNNQKGTYIVSLRELLRKIAHPEIFRKYLLTLEKDYEYSIDAILSHLVSAGYQHTSQVTQPGEISKRGGILDIYSPQHENPHRLEFWGDEITSIREFDLSSQLSLREDISKIAVQPIKELSLEYLKSPLPDKLSSRIAEHGFYEGIEQDLSLLLEKTSSFLDYFLPETCMLTLDEEEKFTSAEIHLFDEVNENYEKKISHLNPENVPKPDELFDSYSDLSSKAFKRLHFTNAEIIGVTSYVEFSCKSQMNYNSKLELLTDDVAELLKKNYAVFIQSDNLSQSNRMRTMLSDFEDKVQFHVGVFQNGFVLEDANLAIFTDHEIFNRYRQKRRFAHFKKAEALSDYEALKPGDYIVHIDYGIGIFQGIENISVQDRNMDCLLLQYADNDKVYVPTDQLQQVAKFVTQEGIIPELHKLDSTRWESTKKKLKKDVEQIAADLLYLYAQRKISTGYAFTKDTEWQKDVEASFIYEDTADQIKATEDVKADMESAIPMERLICGDVGFGKTEVAVRSAFKAVMDSKQVAFLVPTTILAEQHYVTFTERLKDYPVRIDMLSRFVTPKAQKQITERIKYGESDIIIGTHRLLSKDVEFKDLGLIIIDEEQRFGVRHKERLKALKHNVDVLMLSATPIPRTLNMALTGVKDMTIMNIPPENRLPVRTAVIEYNEDVILASIRREIDRQGQVFFLHNRVETIYGMEEKLSALMKDVSFRVAHAQMSARELEQVMLDFYHHQFDVLICTTIIESGIDIPNTNTIIINRADTLGLAQLYQLRGRVGRSDHQAYAYLIIPKKITKTAHERLLTIEQHEGLGSGLNIAMRDLEIRGAGNILGKKQHGIMNMIGMNFYNQLLKRAIDKIKKGEERDIFKVERYKTKIQCEIPFSLPEYYIEDDAIRLDFYKRLNNLEEETDIQSLKNEMRDRFGPLPPVAEYVFKYYYVSFLLARTSIASLLVGKRKLVIDIDGHILTKNRIEEIVKNIPYEVQFNMTKGARITILLPHNKIDSFTVNFDVCIQILKILGAHKT
- a CDS encoding peptidylprolyl isomerase codes for the protein MKIFKIIIILLVGILHFGNMLNADEVDGIAAIVGNQIILTSEVEANYKEFLASAALGQNVTKEEVLQLLVEEKLITEKAERDDITAADGEVEMQLERIIQNIISQFPTYQDFLQVLQNEGLTVDALKDRYREQIAKQVVRDKLLQQEVFSKIDVSEYEKRTYYETHIDSLPDRPKMVKIAEISIKPAMGSESLEQALKKIEDIQDQLKKGGDFETLAQTYSDCPSSAQGGDLGYFGRGQMVPEFEEAAFDLEIGEVSEPVLTEFGYHLIRIDDKRDGEIKARHILVEATLSESDKEKISQLVDDVYQKLQNGEDFIELAKIYSTPSEETEEEVVIDEYPIEQLSEIPQIGMYLKDLNEGDFTEPLEIEGVYYIFKNIGYAEPRPYTYDEVALQLEQIVYQEKQQKAIEDWIDKLKSEIYVKVIEK